From one Synechococcus sp. WH 8016 genomic stretch:
- a CDS encoding rhodanese-like domain-containing protein gives MTPSSPQSISAKDLHAWLASGSALQLVDVREHSELEIAPFPGQVEHLPLSESNLWLSDLTARLTTSKPIVVICHAGIRSRNFGCWLLEQGPDYEVWNLEGGIHAWSVDVDPSVPRY, from the coding sequence ATGACACCCTCTTCACCCCAATCGATCAGCGCCAAAGACCTTCACGCGTGGCTAGCGAGCGGCAGTGCCCTTCAGCTCGTTGATGTTCGCGAGCACTCCGAACTGGAGATCGCTCCCTTCCCCGGGCAGGTGGAACATTTGCCGCTAAGTGAATCAAATCTATGGCTTTCCGATCTGACCGCAAGGCTGACCACCAGCAAACCCATCGTGGTCATTTGTCACGCCGGGATCCGTAGCCGAAATTTTGGCTGCTGGCTCTTAGAGCAAGGACCGGATTATGAGGTATGGAACCTAGAAGGCGGCATTCATGCCTGGAGTGTGGACGTCGACCCGAGCGTTCCCCGGTACTGA
- a CDS encoding heat-inducible transcriptional repressor HrcA, whose product MQPLPRRQQEVLRATVHHYVDTIEPVGSRTLVQRFDLQASAATVRSAMGALEQRGLLTQPHTSAGRVPSPSGYRHYVDCLLPKPGTIAQHLDQELTQLSLRWAALDDLLQNMARRLTDFTGLMSLITHPSQGQPALEAIRLVRSEERLLVMLVKNSSQASHLNLRLPYGSEHQIEAMDQWARRQLDGNGRLNWNALPRELQACGRALRDAIDSHQTLQTTQETKALFHGVSRLVAEPEFSQSAKLRPLLELMDQSPAALTLSASGPGYGVWIGQEHPEQALHHCSVVQATCTSSTDGVGHVALVGPMRMAYATALAAVKSAAHHLENLLN is encoded by the coding sequence GTGCAGCCGCTGCCCCGCCGACAACAGGAGGTGCTCAGGGCCACAGTGCACCACTACGTAGACACCATTGAGCCAGTGGGGAGCCGAACCCTGGTTCAGAGGTTCGATCTGCAAGCCAGTGCTGCCACCGTGCGTTCAGCCATGGGGGCTTTGGAGCAGCGGGGTCTTCTCACCCAACCACATACATCTGCCGGACGGGTTCCAAGCCCCAGTGGATACAGGCATTACGTGGATTGTCTGCTTCCGAAGCCCGGAACAATCGCCCAACATCTCGATCAGGAGTTAACCCAACTCAGCCTTCGCTGGGCAGCGCTTGATGATCTGCTCCAAAACATGGCGAGAAGGCTCACCGATTTCACGGGACTGATGAGCCTGATCACGCACCCCAGCCAAGGGCAACCCGCACTGGAAGCGATCCGACTGGTGCGCAGCGAGGAGCGCTTGCTGGTGATGTTGGTGAAGAATTCCAGCCAAGCCAGTCACCTCAATCTTCGGCTGCCCTACGGCAGTGAGCACCAAATCGAAGCGATGGATCAATGGGCGCGTCGGCAGCTCGACGGCAACGGCCGTTTGAATTGGAATGCACTGCCAAGAGAATTGCAGGCCTGCGGCAGAGCCCTCCGCGATGCCATTGACAGCCATCAGACCTTGCAAACCACCCAAGAAACCAAGGCTCTCTTTCATGGCGTGTCTCGGCTCGTCGCCGAGCCCGAATTCAGCCAAAGCGCCAAGCTCAGACCACTCCTTGAATTGATGGATCAGAGTCCTGCAGCCCTAACCCTCTCCGCTTCCGGTCCTGGATATGGCGTCTGGATCGGCCAAGAACATCCCGAACAGGCTTTGCACCACTGCTCAGTGGTTCAAGCCACCTGCACAAGCTCCACAGACGGCGTGGGGCATGTGGCGCTTGTGGGGCCAATGCGCATGGCCTACGCCACAGCACTCGCTGCCGTTAAGAGTGCCGCCCATCATCTCGAGAATCTTCTGAACTGA
- a CDS encoding ABC transporter substrate-binding protein: MAFQGRPLPPPVAIVLGLSIGGALFAIWSGVNLTTNQEPFEPAPNTSIASNEAERSVASENLDSLLNEEPRPWLLAQSLPLKGPSGHIGERFALGIDTVLRELNNRGGIAGRPVKVWRIDDGYEPENTLRNTRFFAAEPDVLALFGFFGTPTSKAALPIAKTAGLTLVAPLTGASALRAQGQTGVLHFRASYAEEARRIVNHLVNDGFVRIAVAYQNDAYGKDVLASTVEALKKHNLSAVSTAALPRNSIETKQAADTIIKSKPDALIVISLSKTMASLVNNLHRNGSRPQLMTISPTGTKALFRDLPQAAAFGVGVTQVVPFPWDARHPDVASYQRLLRQQQQDGEVDFDFYSLEGFMAAQWLVEAMESIAPDINRDRLVDELRRTTPGLHRSIDLVFLGSDPWEP, encoded by the coding sequence ATGGCGTTCCAAGGAAGACCCCTGCCCCCCCCGGTCGCCATCGTCCTCGGACTCAGCATCGGGGGGGCTTTGTTTGCCATTTGGAGCGGTGTCAACCTGACAACGAACCAGGAGCCGTTTGAGCCCGCGCCGAACACCTCGATTGCCTCCAACGAGGCAGAACGAAGCGTTGCGAGCGAGAACCTTGATTCACTTCTCAACGAAGAACCCCGCCCTTGGTTGCTGGCACAGTCCCTTCCCCTGAAAGGCCCCTCCGGGCATATCGGAGAGCGCTTCGCCCTAGGTATCGACACTGTTCTACGAGAGTTGAATAACCGTGGTGGCATCGCCGGACGCCCCGTCAAGGTTTGGCGGATCGATGATGGCTATGAGCCAGAAAATACGCTGCGTAATACCCGCTTTTTTGCGGCCGAGCCTGATGTTTTGGCCCTCTTCGGCTTTTTTGGCACACCCACGAGCAAAGCGGCCCTACCGATTGCCAAGACGGCGGGACTCACCCTTGTTGCTCCTCTCACAGGTGCTAGCGCCCTACGGGCACAAGGTCAGACAGGGGTGTTGCACTTCCGAGCCAGCTATGCGGAAGAAGCTCGGCGGATCGTCAATCACCTCGTCAACGACGGCTTCGTCAGAATTGCAGTGGCGTATCAGAACGACGCCTATGGAAAAGACGTGCTTGCCAGCACAGTGGAGGCCCTGAAAAAGCACAATCTCAGCGCTGTCAGCACAGCGGCCCTACCACGAAACTCCATTGAAACAAAGCAAGCCGCCGACACGATTATCAAATCAAAGCCCGATGCCCTCATCGTGATCTCACTGAGCAAAACGATGGCCTCGTTGGTGAACAACCTGCATCGAAATGGCAGCCGCCCGCAATTAATGACCATCTCTCCAACAGGAACCAAAGCGCTGTTTCGGGATCTACCGCAAGCAGCCGCCTTTGGCGTTGGTGTCACACAAGTTGTGCCCTTCCCTTGGGATGCACGGCACCCAGATGTCGCGAGCTACCAACGACTCCTACGTCAGCAGCAGCAGGATGGTGAAGTTGATTTCGATTTCTACAGCCTCGAAGGCTTCATGGCAGCGCAATGGCTCGTTGAGGCGATGGAATCGATTGCTCCAGATATCAACCGGGATCGACTCGTCGATGAACTGAGACGCACCACTCCAGGATTACATCGCAGTATCGATTTGGTCTTCCTTGGCAGCGATCCCTGGGAACCCTAA
- the trpB gene encoding tryptophan synthase subunit beta — protein sequence MTSTLPTASTPDPASLTPSVRPEAHGRFGRYGGQYVPETLMPALAELEQAAAEAWKDSAFTTELNRLLKSYVGRATPLYEAERLTAHYRRSDGGPRIWLKREDLNHTGAHKINNALGQALLALRMGKKRIIAETGAGQHGVATATVCARFGLECVVYMGAEDMRRQALNVFRMRLLGATVQPVTAGTATLKDATSEAIRDWVTNVETTHYILGSVAGPHPYPMLVRDFHAVIGNEAREQCMESFGRLPDVLLACVGGGSNAMGLFHPFVQDTSVRLIGVEAAGDGVETGRHAATITEGRVGVLHGAMSLLLQDQDGQVQEAHSISAGLDYPGVGPEHSYLRDIGRAEYAAVTDDEALSALRLVSELEGIIPALETAHAFAWLEMLCPTLPSGSEIVINCSGRGDKDVNTVAEKLGSQL from the coding sequence GTGACAAGCACTCTGCCGACTGCCAGCACCCCAGATCCAGCCAGCCTGACGCCTTCGGTTCGGCCTGAAGCTCACGGTCGGTTTGGTCGTTATGGAGGGCAGTACGTTCCCGAAACGCTGATGCCAGCGCTTGCTGAGCTTGAACAAGCGGCGGCTGAAGCGTGGAAGGATTCAGCCTTCACGACTGAGCTCAACCGGCTGCTGAAATCCTATGTAGGGCGAGCCACACCCCTCTACGAAGCGGAGCGTCTCACCGCTCACTATCGCCGTTCCGATGGGGGTCCACGCATCTGGTTGAAGCGCGAAGATCTCAACCACACGGGTGCCCACAAAATCAACAATGCCCTTGGTCAGGCGTTGTTGGCCTTGCGTATGGGCAAGAAGCGAATCATTGCTGAAACCGGTGCCGGTCAGCATGGCGTGGCCACCGCAACGGTCTGCGCTCGTTTCGGCCTGGAGTGCGTGGTCTACATGGGGGCTGAAGACATGCGCCGTCAGGCGCTGAATGTGTTCCGGATGCGCTTATTGGGAGCCACCGTTCAGCCGGTCACGGCAGGAACCGCCACCTTGAAGGACGCGACGAGCGAAGCCATCCGAGATTGGGTGACCAATGTGGAAACCACCCACTACATCCTTGGATCCGTGGCTGGTCCCCACCCCTATCCGATGTTGGTGCGTGACTTCCATGCCGTGATAGGCAATGAAGCCCGGGAGCAGTGCATGGAGTCGTTTGGGCGGCTTCCTGATGTGTTGTTGGCATGTGTGGGTGGAGGTTCCAATGCGATGGGGCTCTTCCATCCGTTTGTGCAAGACACCTCTGTTCGTCTGATTGGCGTTGAGGCCGCTGGTGATGGAGTGGAAACTGGACGTCATGCCGCCACGATTACGGAGGGCCGAGTGGGGGTGCTGCATGGGGCGATGAGCCTGCTTCTTCAAGATCAGGACGGCCAAGTGCAGGAAGCGCATTCCATCAGTGCTGGTCTTGATTATCCCGGTGTGGGGCCAGAGCACAGTTATCTGCGGGATATCGGCCGCGCTGAATACGCTGCCGTGACGGACGATGAGGCGCTCTCCGCTTTACGGCTTGTGAGTGAGTTGGAGGGAATCATTCCCGCTTTGGAAACCGCCCATGCGTTTGCTTGGCTGGAAATGTTGTGCCCCACGCTTCCCAGCGGCAGCGAAATTGTGATCAATTGTTCTGGTCGTGGTGATAAAGATGTGAATACCGTGGCGGAAAAACTTGGAAGTCAGCTTTGA
- a CDS encoding class I SAM-dependent methyltransferase has protein sequence MSGSAPAPQWADSSRGLGRWIERLIGIRLLRRPLFFQARQLIIRTAERNGIPWRKRRSELWEAAAPLLAESRTEGLVPPAYYQARFHAYEQGNLCWQAAAEAEQATDAMALRIWPKEALEPLQAQTRLRDAIHAVVETLLSDSTREVLDLGCSVGVSTQALARWLNARADQRGLNRPRLIGLDLSPEMLAVARVRDRDSLISEWRHAAAEHTALASESIDFISLQFVCHELPQSATREVLQEAARLLKPGGVLLMVDQDPASSVLQRLPAAVATLLKSTEPYIEDYFGLDMGAALLQAGFRDLRIEACDPRHRVIACLR, from the coding sequence ATGAGTGGGTCTGCTCCCGCTCCCCAATGGGCTGATTCCAGTCGGGGGCTCGGCCGCTGGATTGAACGGTTGATTGGCATTCGCCTGTTGCGTCGCCCCCTGTTTTTTCAGGCACGACAGCTGATCATCCGAACGGCTGAGCGCAACGGCATTCCTTGGCGGAAGCGACGGTCGGAATTGTGGGAGGCGGCCGCTCCCCTTCTGGCCGAGAGTCGCACCGAGGGACTGGTTCCTCCCGCCTACTACCAAGCGCGTTTCCATGCCTATGAGCAGGGCAACCTCTGCTGGCAGGCGGCAGCGGAGGCTGAGCAAGCCACCGATGCGATGGCCCTGCGAATTTGGCCAAAGGAAGCGCTGGAGCCGCTCCAGGCTCAGACGCGACTCCGCGATGCGATCCATGCCGTGGTGGAAACGCTTCTCAGCGATTCCACCCGCGAGGTTTTGGATCTGGGTTGTTCCGTTGGCGTCAGCACCCAGGCGCTTGCCCGTTGGTTGAACGCTCGGGCCGATCAACGTGGTCTGAACAGGCCACGGCTGATCGGTTTGGATCTCTCTCCAGAGATGCTGGCTGTGGCAAGGGTCAGAGATCGCGACAGCTTGATCAGTGAGTGGCGCCATGCCGCTGCCGAACACACCGCTTTGGCGAGTGAGAGCATTGATTTCATCAGCCTTCAGTTCGTTTGCCACGAGCTGCCTCAAAGCGCCACCCGTGAGGTGTTGCAAGAAGCAGCGCGTCTTCTGAAGCCTGGGGGCGTGTTGCTGATGGTGGATCAGGATCCAGCTTCATCGGTGTTGCAACGCCTGCCAGCCGCCGTTGCGACCCTGCTGAAGAGCACCGAGCCCTACATCGAGGACTATTTCGGCCTCGATATGGGCGCCGCTCTCCTGCAGGCAGGGTTTCGAGATCTGCGTATTGAGGCCTGTGATCCACGACATCGTGTAATTGCCTGTTTACGCTGA
- a CDS encoding translation initiation factor, which produces MRKGGWQEFSSADSLQRPTGPSAGVTPKNEQVVRVQPTRGGKGGKTVTVIRGLELDPDGLKSLLKKLKTRISSGGTAKNGVIELQGDQVELSLELLKKEGYKPKRAGG; this is translated from the coding sequence ATGCGCAAAGGAGGCTGGCAAGAATTCAGCAGTGCTGACAGTCTGCAACGCCCAACTGGACCATCAGCAGGCGTCACACCCAAAAATGAGCAGGTGGTTCGCGTGCAGCCCACCCGCGGAGGGAAAGGGGGCAAAACCGTCACGGTGATCCGAGGTCTTGAGTTAGATCCGGATGGCTTGAAGTCCCTCCTCAAAAAGTTAAAAACGCGCATTAGCAGTGGCGGCACCGCAAAGAATGGCGTGATCGAGTTGCAGGGGGATCAGGTTGAGCTCAGTCTCGAATTGCTTAAAAAAGAGGGCTACAAACCCAAGAGAGCTGGAGGCTGA
- the cysC gene encoding adenylyl-sulfate kinase has product MAAADNTKSTNIVWHQASVDRDTRAEQRGHGSSILWFTGLSGAGKSTLANAVNAALFERGLATYVLDGDNVRHGLCKDLGFSDADREENIRRIGEVAKLFLDAGVIVLTAFVSPFRADRDKARALVNAGDFIEIHCAADLSVCEERDTKGLYAKARAGEIKEFTGISSPYEAPEQPELNINTGNSSLDSCVDQVIHYLVEQKIIPAQS; this is encoded by the coding sequence ATGGCCGCCGCCGACAACACAAAATCAACCAACATCGTTTGGCACCAGGCATCGGTTGATCGCGACACTCGCGCTGAACAACGGGGCCACGGCAGCTCAATCCTCTGGTTCACGGGCTTAAGCGGGGCTGGCAAAAGCACCTTGGCCAATGCCGTGAACGCTGCTTTGTTTGAACGTGGACTGGCGACTTACGTCTTGGACGGCGACAACGTTCGCCACGGCCTCTGCAAGGACTTGGGCTTTTCCGACGCCGACCGAGAAGAGAACATCCGGCGCATCGGCGAGGTGGCGAAGCTGTTCCTCGATGCGGGCGTGATCGTGCTGACGGCGTTTGTGTCTCCTTTTCGGGCTGACCGCGACAAAGCAAGAGCTCTTGTGAACGCAGGAGACTTCATCGAGATCCACTGCGCAGCCGATCTAAGCGTTTGCGAAGAACGTGACACCAAGGGGCTCTATGCCAAAGCACGAGCGGGGGAAATCAAAGAATTCACCGGGATCTCCAGCCCCTATGAAGCACCGGAACAGCCTGAACTCAATATCAACACCGGCAACAGCAGCCTGGACAGCTGCGTAGACCAGGTGATCCATTATCTGGTTGAGCAAAAGATCATTCCTGCGCAGAGCTGA
- a CDS encoding AI-2E family transporter has product MFGPAWMRWGLALPLLTLNLFVLRQLLVPLAPFPGLFLTAALIAFLLSIPSRWLRARGLPGWLAISLVFLLAVGILVISGITLVPLLIDQLAQLINALPGWLEASQGLIGRLQEWAMARGLPSEFGDLSSDVLTRASRLASQFSQQLLSLLGATLGTTINTVIVLVLAVFFLIGGESITAGLVRWLPQEWRELVVATITRTFRGYFAGQVVLALILSAGQIAVFTLLKIPYGVLFAVLIGITTLIPYASAFTIVAVSVLLAVQDPGMGLAILAAAIGVGQVVDQVIQPRLMGSIVGLQPAWLLIALPLGARAGALFGFGELLGLLLAVPVASCIKTLIGAWADRQGFDLPSKAISSAQE; this is encoded by the coding sequence ATGTTCGGTCCTGCCTGGATGCGTTGGGGACTTGCCCTACCTCTGTTAACGCTCAACTTATTTGTGTTGCGTCAGTTGCTTGTGCCGCTGGCGCCCTTTCCGGGTTTGTTTTTGACCGCGGCCCTGATCGCCTTCCTCCTCAGCATTCCTTCCCGCTGGCTTCGTGCCCGGGGGCTTCCGGGTTGGCTTGCGATTTCCCTGGTGTTTTTGCTGGCCGTAGGAATTTTGGTGATCTCAGGCATCACATTGGTGCCCCTTTTGATTGACCAACTCGCGCAATTGATCAATGCCTTGCCAGGTTGGCTTGAAGCCTCCCAAGGGTTGATCGGCCGTCTCCAGGAATGGGCGATGGCCCGTGGATTACCAAGTGAATTCGGAGATCTGAGCAGCGATGTTTTGACGCGTGCCAGTCGTTTAGCGAGCCAGTTCAGTCAACAGTTGCTCAGCCTTCTTGGGGCGACCCTCGGCACCACGATCAACACGGTCATCGTCCTGGTGCTGGCGGTGTTTTTTCTGATTGGAGGCGAATCCATTACGGCAGGGTTGGTGCGTTGGTTGCCGCAGGAGTGGCGTGAGCTGGTGGTGGCAACCATCACGCGCACCTTTCGGGGCTATTTCGCCGGTCAGGTCGTGCTCGCTTTGATTTTGAGCGCTGGTCAGATTGCGGTGTTCACCTTGCTGAAGATTCCTTATGGCGTGTTGTTTGCTGTTTTGATTGGCATAACAACGTTGATCCCCTACGCCAGTGCTTTCACCATCGTTGCGGTGAGTGTTTTGTTGGCCGTGCAAGATCCTGGAATGGGCTTAGCCATCTTGGCGGCTGCGATTGGCGTCGGTCAGGTTGTGGATCAGGTGATCCAGCCACGCTTGATGGGGAGCATTGTTGGCTTGCAGCCGGCTTGGCTGCTGATTGCTCTCCCGCTTGGTGCACGAGCGGGCGCTTTGTTCGGTTTTGGAGAGCTTCTGGGCCTGTTGCTTGCCGTGCCAGTGGCGAGTTGCATCAAAACCCTGATCGGTGCCTGGGCTGATCGTCAGGGCTTTGATCTGCCTTCAAAAGCGATCAGCTCTGCGCAGGAATGA
- the purE gene encoding 5-(carboxyamino)imidazole ribonucleotide mutase — translation MSKPSEPTIVATSRVAVIMGSDSDLPTLKPAVSVLEELGVNVEVRVLSAHRTPLEMVDFARHAKSLGFQVIVAGAGGAAHLPGMVASLTTLPVIGVPVKSRALSGVDSLHSIVQMPGGIPVATVAIGGGLNAGLLAAQILAISDSALSERLEAYRQQLHDMVVAKDARLKNLGADAYLDSMSSS, via the coding sequence ATGTCCAAGCCATCGGAGCCCACAATCGTCGCGACGTCCCGTGTTGCAGTGATCATGGGAAGTGATTCTGATTTGCCGACCCTGAAGCCAGCGGTTTCGGTCCTTGAAGAACTGGGTGTCAACGTTGAGGTGCGTGTGCTTTCGGCCCATCGCACTCCCCTGGAAATGGTGGACTTTGCAAGGCATGCAAAATCGCTGGGATTTCAGGTGATCGTTGCTGGTGCCGGCGGTGCTGCCCACCTCCCAGGCATGGTGGCCTCGCTCACCACGCTTCCCGTCATCGGCGTTCCTGTGAAGAGTCGCGCGCTCTCCGGGGTCGACTCCCTGCACTCCATTGTTCAGATGCCTGGTGGTATCCCTGTGGCCACGGTGGCGATTGGCGGCGGTTTAAACGCTGGTTTGCTGGCTGCTCAGATTCTGGCGATCAGTGATTCGGCCCTCTCTGAACGACTTGAGGCTTACCGCCAGCAACTCCACGACATGGTGGTTGCCAAGGATGCCCGCCTAAAAAATCTCGGTGCTGACGCGTATCTGGATTCCATGTCGAGTAGCTGA
- the bchM gene encoding magnesium protoporphyrin IX methyltransferase, which produces MSPESLLDDTQAEKKEVKGYFETTGFERWNRIYSESDDVNKVQRNIRIGHQKTVDEVLSWIKQSGELSDVSFCDAGCGVGSLSLPLAEMGAGSIHASDISEAMAQEAQRRAEEAGLTMRKLHFFASDLESLSGSFHTVCCLDVFIHYPQPAAEEMVRHLCSLTEQRLIVSFAPYTPLLALLKSIGQLFPGPSKTTRAYTLKETGIVQAAESCGFKLIRRSLNKAPFYFSRLVEFQKS; this is translated from the coding sequence ATGTCACCCGAGTCCCTGCTGGACGACACGCAGGCTGAAAAGAAAGAGGTGAAGGGATACTTCGAAACCACAGGGTTCGAGCGCTGGAATCGCATCTACAGCGAAAGTGATGATGTCAACAAGGTGCAGCGCAACATTCGCATCGGCCACCAAAAGACCGTGGATGAGGTGTTGAGCTGGATCAAGCAAAGTGGCGAGCTCAGTGACGTGAGCTTCTGTGATGCCGGCTGCGGCGTTGGCAGCCTCAGCCTGCCGCTAGCAGAAATGGGTGCTGGATCCATCCACGCCAGCGACATCTCTGAAGCGATGGCGCAGGAAGCGCAGCGCCGCGCAGAAGAGGCGGGCTTGACCATGCGCAAGCTCCATTTCTTCGCCAGTGATCTCGAAAGTCTTAGCGGCTCCTTTCACACCGTCTGCTGCCTGGATGTGTTCATTCACTATCCACAACCAGCTGCGGAGGAGATGGTGCGCCACCTCTGCAGCCTCACCGAGCAGAGGCTGATCGTGAGCTTTGCTCCCTACACCCCTTTGTTGGCATTGCTCAAAAGCATCGGCCAACTATTTCCTGGCCCAAGCAAAACCACCCGCGCGTACACCCTGAAAGAAACAGGAATTGTGCAAGCGGCTGAATCCTGTGGATTCAAGTTGATTCGTCGCAGTTTGAATAAAGCACCTTTTTACTTCTCGCGTCTTGTGGAATTCCAAAAGAGCTGA
- a CDS encoding RNA pseudouridine synthase, whose protein sequence is MAEPAGWLPAALNNGWTYCDRVRAGERSFRLSDVLAQRYRHSCAATWQERLASGEISLNGLACPDDVEVKTGDWIRWQRPPWVEAAVPDQWEVIHDDGDLLVVNKPSGLPVMPGGGFLAHTLTSLLERRSRSVGESLVPKPIHRLGRFTSGLQVCARRPETRAALSKQFRPEGDRQKTYLALTPRLESLQYGETLVIQTDVVERQHPLLGWIWGPEPTTPERLRKRLSAHSAVQLRERRRTGDLLEVRIHTGRPHQIRIHLAQLGCPLLGDPLYQTDQGLSATATPGDGGYHLHAWRLEGLCWPPTTQLTLRAQPPKRLRDEDNAER, encoded by the coding sequence ATGGCTGAGCCGGCGGGATGGCTGCCGGCGGCGTTGAACAACGGCTGGACGTACTGCGATCGAGTTCGAGCAGGGGAACGGTCTTTTCGATTGAGCGATGTTCTGGCACAGCGTTATCGCCATTCCTGTGCAGCGACCTGGCAGGAGCGCTTGGCGAGCGGGGAAATCAGCCTGAATGGTTTGGCTTGTCCCGATGACGTTGAGGTGAAAACTGGTGATTGGATTCGTTGGCAGCGCCCTCCCTGGGTGGAGGCTGCGGTTCCTGATCAATGGGAGGTCATTCACGATGACGGTGACCTGCTGGTCGTGAATAAGCCCTCAGGATTGCCGGTGATGCCAGGTGGCGGCTTTCTGGCCCACACCCTTACGTCCTTGCTGGAGCGGAGGAGCCGCTCTGTTGGAGAGTCCTTGGTGCCAAAGCCGATTCATCGCCTCGGACGGTTCACGTCTGGCCTTCAGGTTTGTGCCCGTCGGCCCGAAACCCGGGCCGCCTTGTCGAAGCAATTTCGCCCTGAAGGCGATCGCCAAAAAACGTACCTGGCCTTGACGCCTCGTTTGGAGAGCCTTCAGTACGGTGAGACGCTTGTCATCCAAACCGATGTTGTCGAACGGCAGCATCCATTGCTCGGTTGGATTTGGGGGCCAGAGCCAACAACGCCGGAGCGATTGCGGAAGCGCTTATCGGCTCACTCTGCAGTGCAATTGAGGGAGCGAAGGCGAACGGGAGATCTCTTGGAAGTGCGGATTCATACAGGCCGCCCCCATCAGATCCGCATCCATCTCGCCCAACTGGGCTGTCCCTTGTTGGGAGATCCCTTGTATCAAACTGATCAGGGGCTGTCTGCAACAGCAACACCAGGTGATGGTGGGTATCACTTGCACGCTTGGCGCTTGGAGGGTTTGTGTTGGCCGCCCACTACGCAGCTAACACTCCGTGCTCAGCCGCCCAAGCGGTTGAGAGATGAAGACAATGCTGAGCGTTGA
- a CDS encoding response regulator transcription factor gives MTETPSEALTPRLLLVDDEPGLRTAVQAYLEDEGFDVTTAEDGEEGFSKAQQMLPDLVISDVMMPRLDGYGLLRKLREDERLGGTPVIFLTAKGMTADRTQGYLAGVDDYIPKPFDPDELVARVRNVAQRQQRLLQEAARFADTDMGQMAKQITEIRSLLAQADALPNQDPVQHNFTPREASVLQLVAEGLMNKEIARQLETSIRNVEKYVSRLFIKTETSSRTELVRYALQHHLVN, from the coding sequence ATGACGGAGACCCCCAGCGAGGCTCTGACCCCACGGTTGCTGCTTGTCGATGACGAGCCTGGATTGCGTACTGCCGTTCAGGCCTACTTAGAGGACGAAGGCTTCGATGTCACGACGGCGGAGGACGGGGAAGAAGGGTTCAGCAAAGCCCAACAAATGCTGCCCGATCTCGTCATCAGCGACGTGATGATGCCTCGCCTTGATGGCTATGGCTTGCTTCGCAAGCTTCGCGAAGACGAGCGCTTGGGCGGAACACCCGTGATTTTTCTCACCGCCAAAGGGATGACGGCGGATCGCACGCAGGGCTATCTCGCCGGCGTGGATGACTACATCCCCAAACCCTTTGATCCAGATGAACTCGTCGCGAGGGTCCGAAATGTTGCCCAGCGGCAGCAGCGGTTGTTGCAGGAAGCAGCCCGGTTCGCTGACACCGATATGGGTCAGATGGCTAAGCAGATCACGGAGATTCGCTCGCTTCTCGCCCAGGCCGACGCTCTCCCCAATCAGGACCCTGTTCAACACAATTTCACGCCCAGGGAGGCCAGCGTGTTGCAGCTTGTCGCTGAGGGCCTAATGAACAAAGAGATCGCGCGGCAGCTCGAGACCTCGATTCGCAATGTGGAGAAATACGTGAGCCGGCTCTTTATCAAAACGGAAACTTCCAGCCGCACGGAGCTTGTGCGTTATGCCCTCCAACATCACCTTGTGAACTGA